The Caulifigura coniformis genome includes a region encoding these proteins:
- a CDS encoding glycerol-3-phosphate dehydrogenase/oxidase, whose product MPPQNPVLILGAGVNGACTARELILNGVPVWIVDKFDIAYGATAKSSRLIHGGLRYLEYGDTALVHESLDERARLLKLAPQFVKAVKLYIPIRQRFGGLLSAGLKFTRLTRTGLGAAAAKALGGERGLETVRMGLRMYDFLSRGGGLPSHSVVRVGEAGPKVDSNKYRWLAAYYDAQMLWPERFTLAVLEDARREAEQKGLEFKVLTHHHARLVDGTVEIRPTDASNDSPAGLTIKPSTIVNATGAWGDHTLRDLPAPTKRLFGGTKGSHIFTHQPALVRALNSEAVYAEADDGRLVFILPFEDSVLIGTTDERFDSTPDQAVSSEEEVAYLVEMVNEVFPDVKLMVADVDAHYSGVRPLPYQAEGTTGSIPRGHWIESTATDGIPIDTLIGGKLTTCRALGEETANRILTRLFVARSVSTQERPVPGSDGLSQDTALNDQFWQSVAAATGFEIETVMACGKLVGSRVREVLGGLTESAERELVAGTRFPRGFVRHIIETEWVEELGDLVERRLMLTDHRALPEVTLRELASFFPDADTEASVRDVGQRLRKYYGVTVERELAAAVS is encoded by the coding sequence ATGCCTCCTCAGAATCCCGTTCTCATTCTCGGCGCCGGCGTCAACGGCGCCTGCACGGCCCGCGAACTCATCCTCAACGGAGTCCCCGTCTGGATCGTCGACAAGTTCGACATTGCCTACGGGGCAACGGCGAAGTCCTCCCGCCTGATCCACGGCGGTTTGAGATATCTCGAATACGGCGATACGGCCCTCGTACATGAGTCGCTCGACGAACGCGCGCGGCTCCTCAAGCTCGCGCCCCAGTTCGTCAAAGCCGTGAAGCTGTACATCCCGATCCGCCAGCGGTTCGGCGGCCTTCTGTCAGCCGGTCTGAAATTCACCCGACTGACGCGCACAGGCCTCGGCGCCGCGGCCGCCAAAGCCCTCGGCGGCGAACGCGGGCTCGAAACTGTGCGCATGGGCCTTCGCATGTACGACTTCCTGTCGCGCGGCGGCGGCCTGCCGTCTCATTCGGTCGTCCGCGTCGGTGAAGCAGGGCCGAAGGTCGACTCCAACAAGTATCGTTGGCTGGCCGCCTATTACGACGCCCAGATGCTGTGGCCCGAACGTTTCACGCTCGCGGTGCTTGAGGATGCCAGGCGGGAAGCGGAACAGAAGGGGCTGGAGTTCAAAGTTCTGACGCACCATCACGCCAGGCTCGTCGACGGGACCGTCGAGATCCGCCCGACGGACGCCTCGAATGACTCCCCCGCAGGCCTGACCATCAAACCCTCCACAATCGTGAACGCGACGGGCGCCTGGGGCGATCACACGCTTCGCGATCTTCCGGCGCCCACGAAACGCTTGTTCGGCGGCACCAAGGGCAGCCATATCTTTACGCACCAGCCGGCGCTCGTGCGGGCGCTGAATAGCGAAGCCGTTTACGCGGAGGCCGACGACGGACGGCTGGTGTTCATCCTGCCGTTCGAAGATTCCGTGCTCATCGGCACCACTGATGAACGGTTCGACTCCACGCCCGATCAGGCCGTTTCGAGCGAGGAAGAAGTCGCCTACCTCGTCGAGATGGTCAACGAGGTCTTTCCGGATGTGAAGCTGATGGTGGCCGACGTCGACGCGCATTACAGCGGCGTCCGGCCGTTGCCTTATCAGGCGGAAGGAACGACGGGTTCGATTCCGCGCGGACACTGGATTGAATCAACCGCGACAGACGGGATTCCGATCGACACCCTGATCGGAGGCAAGCTGACGACCTGTCGGGCCCTTGGTGAAGAAACGGCTAACCGAATCCTGACGCGGCTGTTCGTGGCGCGGTCGGTCTCGACGCAGGAACGACCGGTTCCCGGTTCGGATGGGCTCAGCCAGGACACGGCTCTGAACGACCAGTTCTGGCAGTCGGTCGCTGCGGCGACCGGGTTCGAAATCGAGACGGTGATGGCGTGTGGCAAACTGGTCGGCAGCCGCGTCCGCGAGGTCCTTGGTGGGTTGACCGAATCCGCTGAGCGAGAGCTGGTCGCCGGAACACGCTTTCCGCGAGGCTTTGTCCGCCACATCATCGAGACGGAATGGGTTGAGGAACTGGGTGACCTGGTCGAACGGCGGCTGATGCTGACGGACCACAGGGCTCTCCCTGAAGTGACGCTCCGCGAACTGGCCTCGTTCTTCCCGGACGCGGACACGGAGGCATCGGTTCGCGATGTCGGGCAGCGGCTTCGCAAGTACTACGGTGTGACGGTCGAAAGAGAACTGGCTGCGGCTGTTTCCTGA
- a CDS encoding trypsin-like peptidase domain-containing protein — protein sequence MILRRRRWAFGLALVGLLSQAIPNLHADDAALARALEARTQATIRSTGHAIVALLRKRTATTSPVQGEFGEQARPEQPLFVEAVATGVLVSQENQPESRYVLTTCRAVLSIVEDPTRLREARIDVRLHGKRDAHATVIAADSRCDLAVLKLAEGIPSADTSKLPSLPLADAASAAKGSFVIALGNPASLARDGAAEAAFGTLSGITPFEWNGRQPIEIDRDLTPADLSSLWHVSTTVTGGSEGGAIVDLDGRLLAVTTGRVSLEDQRAAATFGMPVDRGITPLLRGEELQLGFLGLEAKSEEDRARLVRVAPGSPADEAGLQPGDVITLWGDEPITDAWKLHRRMWRTMPGDLVRVTVRRGDGDAVRERKIDLTAIRWPVRASEIVFSTAPGRQWRGMTFDAATARLSSLKDGLFGRLPAGVLVRAVDPGSPTAIMRPGQVISAVNGEDVANVNEFVTAAPATGPVRLRLSHGETVTIP from the coding sequence ATGATCCTCAGGCGGCGGCGATGGGCGTTCGGCCTCGCGCTCGTCGGGCTCCTGAGCCAGGCAATTCCAAACCTGCATGCGGACGACGCCGCGCTCGCGCGTGCGCTCGAGGCCCGAACTCAGGCGACGATCAGGAGCACCGGGCACGCAATCGTCGCGTTGTTGCGGAAGCGAACGGCGACAACTTCCCCAGTCCAGGGAGAATTCGGCGAACAGGCCAGGCCGGAGCAGCCCCTCTTCGTCGAGGCCGTCGCGACCGGCGTCCTTGTATCGCAAGAGAACCAACCCGAATCGCGCTACGTGCTGACCACCTGCCGCGCCGTGCTGTCGATCGTCGAGGATCCGACTCGCCTGCGGGAAGCCAGGATCGACGTTCGCCTGCACGGCAAACGGGACGCACACGCGACAGTGATTGCCGCCGATTCGCGGTGCGATCTGGCCGTCCTGAAACTGGCCGAAGGCATACCGTCCGCGGACACTTCGAAGCTCCCTTCGCTGCCGCTGGCGGACGCAGCCTCCGCCGCAAAGGGCTCGTTCGTGATCGCACTCGGCAATCCAGCGTCTCTCGCCCGCGATGGTGCGGCAGAAGCCGCGTTCGGCACGCTCTCAGGGATCACGCCATTCGAGTGGAACGGCCGGCAGCCTATTGAAATCGACCGCGATCTCACCCCGGCCGACCTCTCATCGCTGTGGCATGTTTCAACGACTGTGACGGGCGGCTCGGAGGGGGGCGCGATCGTCGACCTCGATGGCCGGCTGCTTGCCGTGACGACCGGGCGGGTCAGCCTGGAGGATCAACGTGCGGCGGCCACGTTCGGAATGCCCGTTGATCGCGGGATCACGCCCTTGCTGCGCGGCGAAGAGCTGCAGCTCGGTTTTCTGGGACTCGAAGCAAAAAGTGAGGAAGACCGCGCACGTCTGGTCCGGGTCGCCCCGGGATCGCCGGCGGATGAAGCAGGCCTGCAGCCGGGTGACGTCATCACCCTCTGGGGAGACGAGCCAATCACGGACGCCTGGAAGCTTCACCGGAGAATGTGGCGGACGATGCCGGGCGATCTGGTCCGCGTCACCGTTCGTCGGGGGGACGGGGATGCGGTTCGTGAGCGGAAAATCGACCTGACCGCGATTCGCTGGCCAGTCCGTGCATCTGAAATCGTGTTCTCCACAGCGCCCGGCCGTCAGTGGAGAGGAATGACATTCGACGCTGCGACTGCACGCCTCAGCTCGCTCAAAGACGGGCTCTTCGGAAGGCTTCCCGCCGGAGTGCTCGTTCGCGCCGTTGATCCCGGCAGCCCGACTGCGATCATGCGGCCCGGGCAGGTCATCAGCGCCGTCAACGGCGAAGACGTCGCAAACGTCAATGAGTTCGTGACTGCGGCACCCGCAACCGGGCCGGTGCGTCTCCGGCTGTCGCACGGGGAAACCGTCACGATTCCATGA
- a CDS encoding 3-dehydroquinate synthase — MTGSESIDISFAVPCVHRLRFTSDLLGADQAVLAHLLEPSGDRPARVQVWIDEHVAAARPDLQHRLKTFLKSQPSRFSSTGNIQLVPGGEAIKNDIHILERMLKCMNAAELDRRSYVVVIGGGAVLDAVGFATAIAHRGIRLIRIPTTTLAQADSGVGVKNSVNLFQKKNWVGTFAVPWGVINDAAMLSTLPDRDFLCGFSEAVKVSLLKDPAAFEQVCELAGRIRQRDWSAASPVIRRSAQLHLEHITQGGDPYEALEARPLDFGHWSAHKLEVLTDYRLRHGEAVGIGVAIDTIYSSLRHGLPAADADRALHCLAELGLPLNDPSLADPQPLFDGLEEFRQHLGGRLTVTMLQAVGRKIDVHEIDRGAMREAIHAVRELGQRSEAVRPTGAGAEA; from the coding sequence ATGACCGGCTCCGAATCGATCGACATTTCGTTTGCCGTCCCCTGCGTCCACCGCCTGCGCTTCACCAGCGACCTGCTCGGCGCCGACCAGGCGGTTCTCGCCCATCTGCTCGAGCCTTCCGGCGATCGCCCGGCCCGCGTCCAGGTCTGGATCGATGAACACGTCGCCGCCGCCCGGCCCGACCTCCAGCACCGCCTGAAGACGTTCCTCAAATCGCAGCCCTCCCGGTTCTCCAGCACCGGAAACATCCAGCTCGTGCCCGGCGGCGAAGCGATCAAGAACGACATTCACATCCTCGAACGGATGCTGAAGTGCATGAACGCGGCTGAACTCGACCGCCGCAGCTACGTCGTCGTCATCGGCGGCGGCGCGGTCCTCGATGCCGTCGGATTCGCCACAGCCATCGCACATCGCGGCATCCGGCTGATCCGCATACCCACGACCACACTTGCCCAGGCCGACTCCGGCGTCGGCGTGAAGAACAGCGTAAACCTGTTCCAAAAGAAGAACTGGGTGGGGACGTTCGCCGTTCCCTGGGGAGTGATCAACGACGCGGCCATGCTGTCGACGCTCCCCGATCGGGATTTCCTCTGCGGCTTCAGCGAGGCGGTGAAGGTTTCCCTGCTGAAGGACCCTGCGGCTTTTGAACAGGTCTGTGAACTGGCCGGCCGCATCCGCCAGCGAGACTGGTCAGCCGCCTCGCCCGTCATCCGCCGCTCCGCGCAGCTTCATCTCGAGCACATCACCCAGGGGGGCGACCCGTACGAGGCGCTGGAAGCCCGGCCGCTCGACTTCGGGCATTGGTCCGCACACAAGCTGGAGGTCCTCACCGACTACCGACTCCGCCACGGCGAAGCGGTTGGCATCGGGGTGGCCATCGATACGATCTACTCCTCGCTCAGGCACGGGCTTCCCGCCGCGGATGCGGACCGCGCCCTCCACTGCCTCGCCGAACTCGGACTTCCGCTGAACGACCCGTCGCTGGCCGATCCGCAGCCCCTCTTTGACGGGCTGGAAGAGTTCCGCCAGCACCTCGGCGGCCGGCTCACGGTGACGATGCTTCAGGCCGTCGGTCGGAAAATCGACGTTCACGAGATCGATCGCGGCGCAATGCGTGAAGCGATCCACGCCGTCCGCGAACTTGGCCAGCGATCCGAGGCCGTACGTCCGACCGGCGCAGGGGCCGAAGCATGA
- a CDS encoding dipeptidase, with product MRPMFDAHLDLAWCALGWNRDLTLPLPELRQIEAHLTDHPARGHGTVSLPEMRRGGIGVCLSTVLSRSKPEAIGETGGDRRTLDSRNQTIASAVGFGQLAYYRLLEQQGFIRLIHTAPELKAHWAAWTAAPDTTPLGIILAMEGADPIVEPSCAPDWWNQGLRCCGLAHYGPHPYAAGTGHQGPVTPRGLEMLKQFEKLGIIVDMTHTNEPGFFEVLDNFSGAVHASHNMCRCLVPGDRQFSDEQLKRLIERNAVIGMALDAWMVVPGWVRGVTQPAAASLSDVVDHVDHICQLAGHTRCVGIGSDLDGGFGTEQTPHDLNTIADLQKLEGLLEARGYSQADIDGIFSGNWIRFFSEALPQS from the coding sequence ATGAGACCGATGTTCGACGCCCACCTCGACCTCGCCTGGTGTGCTCTGGGCTGGAACCGCGACCTGACGCTGCCGCTGCCGGAACTGCGCCAAATCGAGGCACATCTCACCGACCACCCCGCCCGCGGACATGGCACCGTCAGCCTGCCCGAAATGCGCCGCGGCGGAATCGGCGTTTGCCTGTCGACGGTCCTCTCGCGGTCCAAGCCCGAAGCGATTGGGGAAACCGGCGGCGATCGCCGCACGCTCGACTCCCGCAACCAGACGATCGCCTCGGCCGTCGGATTCGGACAGCTGGCGTACTACCGGCTCCTCGAACAGCAGGGATTCATCCGGCTCATCCACACCGCACCGGAACTCAAAGCCCACTGGGCCGCCTGGACGGCCGCCCCCGACACCACCCCGCTCGGAATCATTCTCGCCATGGAAGGGGCCGACCCGATCGTCGAACCATCCTGCGCGCCCGACTGGTGGAACCAGGGGCTTCGTTGCTGCGGACTGGCCCACTATGGACCCCATCCCTACGCCGCCGGCACGGGGCACCAGGGCCCCGTGACGCCCCGCGGCCTCGAAATGCTCAAGCAGTTTGAGAAACTCGGCATCATCGTCGACATGACGCACACCAATGAGCCCGGCTTCTTTGAGGTCCTCGACAACTTCAGCGGAGCCGTGCACGCCAGTCACAACATGTGCCGCTGCCTCGTTCCAGGCGACCGCCAGTTCTCCGACGAACAGCTCAAACGGTTGATTGAGCGAAACGCCGTCATCGGCATGGCGCTCGATGCGTGGATGGTCGTGCCTGGCTGGGTCCGCGGAGTCACGCAGCCTGCCGCCGCTTCACTGAGCGATGTCGTCGACCATGTCGACCATATCTGCCAGCTCGCGGGGCATACACGCTGCGTCGGCATCGGCAGCGATCTCGACGGCGGTTTCGGAACCGAGCAGACGCCGCACGACCTCAACACGATCGCCGATCTGCAGAAGCTGGAAGGCCTTCTTGAAGCCCGGGGTTATTCCCAGGCCGATATCGACGGCATCTTCTCCGGAAACTGGATCCGCTTCTTCTCCGAAGCCCTGCCGCAGTCCTGA
- a CDS encoding TetR/AcrR family transcriptional regulator: MPSLKTSARLTTEQRRIAILEALRSVFAEKGFHGTTTKQLAEAAGVSEALLFKHFPSKDAMYAAIQEACWNEVAERELKRLAQLPPSTSSLVLLVYMLANKIISGAAVARQTHPNQFEKLMLRSMLDDGVFARGMLKRFDKGWLSKFEECVKAAQKAGDFERKTIPGRIAGWFVHDLSVMVMIQLLRDPPVADYGATREELIEYAVRFVLHGIGLSDQAIERDFNPQALALFQASP; this comes from the coding sequence ATGCCCTCTCTTAAAACTTCTGCCCGACTGACGACCGAACAGCGGCGGATTGCCATCCTGGAGGCGCTCCGCTCGGTCTTTGCCGAGAAGGGATTCCACGGAACGACGACGAAACAACTGGCGGAAGCGGCCGGTGTTTCGGAGGCGCTGCTGTTCAAGCACTTTCCCAGCAAGGACGCGATGTACGCCGCGATCCAGGAGGCGTGCTGGAACGAGGTGGCCGAGCGGGAGCTGAAGCGGCTGGCCCAGTTGCCGCCGAGCACGTCGTCGCTCGTGCTGCTGGTGTACATGCTGGCGAACAAGATTATCAGCGGCGCGGCGGTTGCGCGGCAGACTCATCCCAACCAGTTTGAAAAACTGATGTTGCGCAGCATGCTCGATGACGGCGTGTTCGCGAGAGGGATGCTGAAGCGATTCGACAAAGGGTGGCTTTCCAAGTTTGAAGAGTGCGTCAAAGCCGCTCAGAAGGCGGGCGATTTCGAGAGGAAGACGATTCCGGGACGAATCGCCGGCTGGTTCGTCCACGACCTGTCGGTGATGGTCATGATCCAACTGCTGCGCGACCCCCCGGTGGCGGATTATGGGGCGACGCGGGAGGAGTTGATCGAGTACGCCGTGCGGTTTGTGCTGCACGGGATCGGCCTTTCCGATCAGGCGATCGAGCGGGATTTCAATCCGCAGGCGCTCGCGCTGTTTCAGGCGTCTCCGTGA
- a CDS encoding ABC transporter permease — MNWIALKMLTGDRSKYFGIIFGVTFASLLIAQQGAIFCGLMLRTSSQIYDISGADIWVMDPGMQFVDDIKPLSDNELYRVRGVEGVKWAVRLYKGIARSRFSDGKFQQFILLGLDDATMVGAPREMVVGSLADLRKPDAVIMDEGGYKYLWPNEPFQLGRTFEMNDRRAVLVGICKASPTFQTFPVVYSRYSQATMFVPRERKLMSFVLAEPKDGVPAIDVCKNITAQTGLKAETQDQFIWTTMWYFMIRTGIPINFGITIFLGFIVGTAIAGQTFYLFVIENLRQFGSLKAMGVTNRRIIGMILLQSLVVSTLGYSLGVGFAALFGELNKNNDTLAYFMPWQILAITGGAVVLIGILSSLLSVRRVMVLEPAIVFRG, encoded by the coding sequence ATGAACTGGATCGCGCTGAAAATGCTGACGGGCGACCGGAGCAAGTACTTCGGCATCATCTTCGGCGTGACGTTCGCCTCGCTGCTCATCGCCCAGCAGGGAGCGATTTTCTGCGGGCTGATGCTCCGCACATCGAGTCAGATCTACGACATTTCCGGCGCCGACATCTGGGTGATGGATCCGGGGATGCAGTTCGTCGACGACATCAAGCCGCTGTCGGACAACGAGCTGTATCGCGTGCGCGGCGTGGAAGGAGTGAAGTGGGCGGTCCGGCTTTACAAGGGGATTGCGCGCTCGCGGTTCAGTGACGGAAAATTCCAGCAGTTCATCCTGCTGGGGTTGGATGACGCCACGATGGTCGGCGCTCCGCGGGAGATGGTGGTCGGCTCGCTGGCCGATCTCCGGAAGCCCGATGCCGTGATCATGGATGAAGGGGGTTACAAGTACCTGTGGCCGAATGAACCGTTCCAGCTGGGGCGGACGTTCGAGATGAACGATCGCCGGGCGGTGCTGGTGGGAATCTGCAAGGCCTCGCCGACGTTCCAGACGTTTCCCGTCGTGTATTCGCGGTACAGCCAGGCGACGATGTTCGTGCCGCGCGAACGGAAGCTGATGTCGTTCGTCCTGGCGGAGCCGAAGGACGGCGTGCCCGCGATCGACGTCTGCAAGAACATCACGGCGCAGACGGGTCTCAAGGCGGAGACGCAGGACCAGTTCATCTGGACCACGATGTGGTACTTCATGATCCGGACGGGAATCCCGATCAACTTCGGCATCACGATCTTCCTGGGGTTCATTGTCGGCACGGCGATCGCGGGCCAGACGTTCTACCTGTTCGTGATCGAGAACCTGCGGCAGTTCGGGTCGTTGAAGGCGATGGGAGTCACGAACCGGCGGATCATCGGGATGATCCTGTTGCAGTCGCTGGTCGTCAGCACGCTGGGTTACAGCCTCGGGGTGGGCTTTGCAGCGCTGTTCGGCGAGCTGAACAAGAACAACGACACGCTGGCCTATTTCATGCCGTGGCAGATTCTGGCGATTACCGGCGGGGCGGTCGTCCTGATCGGAATCCTGTCGAGCCTGCTCAGCGTCCGGCGGGTGATGGTGCTTGAGCCGGCGATCGTGTTCCGTGGTTGA
- a CDS encoding ABC transporter ATP-binding protein: MSSAVSIPEQREFASRNGSRPAVVVRHLTKAFGDGENRLLALKDINLEVQAGELTLLVGPSGCGKTTLISIVAGLLNPTEGHVEVLGEDLAEMSGTRLVNFRGEKIGFVFQQYNLLPSLTAAENAAIPLLIARRPRKEAVAEAKKVLDSVGLGNRVDAYPNTLSGGQQQRVAIARALVHNPHLLVCDEPTAALDAHSGRTVMGLLKQVALQSDRAVIVVTHDNRVFDFGDRIIHMADGEIERIETRDEMLARGGAH, encoded by the coding sequence ATGTCGTCCGCAGTGTCCATCCCTGAGCAACGCGAGTTCGCGAGCCGGAACGGTTCGCGTCCGGCGGTCGTGGTGCGCCATCTCACGAAGGCCTTCGGCGACGGGGAGAACCGGCTGCTGGCGCTCAAGGACATCAATCTGGAAGTTCAGGCCGGGGAGCTGACCCTGCTCGTCGGGCCGAGCGGGTGTGGCAAGACGACGCTGATTTCGATCGTGGCCGGCCTGTTGAATCCCACGGAAGGGCACGTCGAAGTGCTGGGAGAAGACCTGGCGGAAATGTCGGGGACACGGCTGGTGAATTTCCGGGGGGAGAAGATCGGGTTCGTGTTCCAGCAATACAATCTTCTGCCGTCATTGACGGCGGCGGAGAACGCGGCGATTCCGCTGCTGATTGCCCGGCGGCCTCGGAAGGAGGCGGTTGCCGAGGCGAAAAAAGTGCTGGACTCGGTCGGGCTGGGGAACCGGGTGGATGCCTACCCGAACACGCTGTCCGGCGGTCAGCAGCAGCGCGTCGCGATTGCGCGGGCGCTGGTGCACAACCCGCACCTGCTGGTCTGTGATGAACCGACGGCCGCGCTCGATGCGCATTCGGGGCGGACGGTGATGGGGCTGTTGAAGCAGGTCGCGCTGCAGAGCGATCGGGCTGTGATCGTGGTGACGCACGACAACCGCGTTTTCGATTTTGGCGACCGGATCATCCACATGGCGGACGGCGAAATCGAACGCATTGAAACACGCGACGAGATGCTGGCCCGGGGAGGGGCTCACTGA
- a CDS encoding HlyD family secretion protein, with amino-acid sequence MFRTLRKLILPGAALGLLIFAVIHVVRAQTPAVKSRPPVEPPRAPFANTVAGSGIVEARTENISIGSHLPGVVTEVLVRVGEKVDKGTPLFRLDDRAMKANLRVMQANVAAAKAELSRLESLPRPEELPPAEAKLLEAEANLAELISNYERAQRLGKENAVTEQELVKRKQGVEAGRQQVAGAKASFDLLKAGSWGPEKAIAQAKVEQTRAALEQVQIEIERLTVTAPVDGEVLQVNVRPGEFVGAPPGQALVVLGNVQLLHVRVDIDEHDIPRFRPGAPAQATLRGDPSLKLNLAFERVEPYVVPKKSLTGDNTERVDTRVLQVIYSIENQGCTLYVGQQVDAFIDAARSATETPAGGAPGKSL; translated from the coding sequence ATGTTTCGGACACTTCGCAAACTGATTCTGCCCGGCGCGGCGCTGGGGCTGCTGATTTTCGCCGTCATCCACGTGGTGCGTGCCCAGACACCGGCCGTGAAATCGCGGCCGCCGGTCGAGCCGCCGCGTGCGCCGTTCGCCAACACGGTCGCGGGTTCGGGCATCGTGGAGGCACGGACGGAGAACATTTCGATCGGATCGCATTTGCCGGGCGTGGTGACGGAAGTTCTGGTGCGGGTCGGGGAGAAGGTGGACAAGGGGACACCGCTGTTCCGGCTCGATGACCGGGCGATGAAGGCGAACCTGCGCGTGATGCAGGCGAACGTCGCGGCCGCGAAGGCGGAACTTTCACGGCTGGAGAGTCTGCCGCGTCCGGAGGAGTTGCCCCCTGCGGAAGCCAAGTTGCTGGAAGCGGAGGCCAACCTGGCGGAGCTGATTTCCAACTACGAGCGGGCCCAGCGACTGGGGAAGGAGAATGCGGTCACGGAGCAGGAGCTGGTGAAACGGAAGCAGGGGGTGGAGGCGGGGCGCCAGCAGGTTGCCGGCGCCAAGGCTTCGTTTGACCTATTGAAAGCGGGCTCGTGGGGCCCGGAGAAGGCCATTGCCCAGGCCAAGGTGGAACAGACCCGTGCGGCCCTCGAGCAGGTGCAGATCGAAATCGAGCGACTGACGGTGACCGCCCCGGTCGACGGTGAAGTGCTGCAGGTGAATGTCCGTCCCGGCGAGTTCGTCGGGGCTCCGCCAGGCCAGGCGCTGGTGGTTCTCGGCAACGTCCAGCTTCTGCACGTTCGCGTGGACATCGACGAGCATGACATTCCACGGTTCCGCCCCGGCGCGCCGGCCCAGGCGACTCTGCGTGGCGACCCGAGCCTGAAGTTGAATCTGGCGTTCGAACGCGTGGAGCCGTACGTGGTGCCGAAGAAATCGCTGACGGGAGACAACACCGAACGCGTCGACACCCGGGTGCTGCAGGTGATCTATTCGATCGAGAACCAGGGCTGCACGTTGTATGTCGGGCAGCAGGTGGATGCGTTTATTGATGCGGCGCGCAGTGCGACGGAGACTCCGGCCGGGGGGGCTCCGGGGAAGAGTCTGTAG
- a CDS encoding sensor histidine kinase, producing MSYRTIKRLLGETSLERKCRFLFGGALLLLLTGSFYVYALLNLRIVRDQYRDRARLLISQDLLTMHLGIDRDESDPTQKSQVERMVSLSKEFKPSDLREHYQLKFLKSNWDTEPKGVRSPSTPAEYDAVATFLKSKESDREFLIIDDAEAYEYYAPIYASTNKTILSSGKAQSCYDCHKDRLKDLEEGGLLGVAKISFDRQETSHRIARNNAILIAMAIATAFLAMLALYAIVRYVIVKPVQHLKEVSDSVAQGDLDQRADIRTGDEFEELSHAFNRMLRHLMNTQEELRLANSNLDGKVDELARANLTLHQMNKVKNEFLATMSHELRTPLNSILGFSDVLASAENLNERQKKYLANIQTSGRSLLSLINDILDLAKIEAGKMERHILEFSVGDLVERASASMLPLAEKKNIDLQWSSDPLLPPLRQDEGKLQQVLYNLLSNAVKFTPEGGRIRVSAVKAPDDRVDIIVADTGIGIPLEDQAMIFEKFRQGRSLPGQEVNALTREYEGTGLGLSIVKEIARLLGGEVFLESEFGKGSTFTVRIPTELACPLERPEEAAFDVRSRTAGFGLELPLRSEL from the coding sequence ATCAAACGCCTTCTTGGCGAAACCAGCCTGGAGAGAAAATGCCGATTCCTGTTCGGCGGCGCGCTCCTCCTGCTGCTGACCGGAAGCTTCTACGTCTATGCGCTGCTCAACCTCCGCATCGTCCGCGACCAGTACCGCGATCGGGCCCGCCTGCTGATCAGCCAGGACCTCCTGACGATGCACCTCGGCATCGACCGCGATGAGTCCGACCCCACCCAGAAGTCGCAGGTGGAGCGAATGGTCTCGCTCAGCAAGGAGTTCAAGCCCAGCGATCTCCGCGAGCACTACCAGCTGAAGTTCCTGAAAAGCAACTGGGACACCGAGCCCAAGGGAGTCCGCAGCCCCTCCACGCCCGCCGAATACGACGCCGTCGCCACCTTCCTCAAGTCCAAAGAATCCGACCGCGAATTCCTCATCATCGACGACGCGGAGGCCTACGAGTACTACGCCCCCATCTACGCCAGCACGAACAAAACCATCCTCTCCTCCGGCAAGGCCCAGTCGTGCTACGACTGCCACAAGGACCGACTGAAAGACCTCGAAGAAGGGGGGTTGCTCGGCGTCGCCAAGATTTCGTTCGATCGCCAGGAAACCAGCCACCGCATCGCCCGCAACAACGCCATCCTTATCGCCATGGCCATTGCGACCGCATTCCTCGCGATGCTCGCTCTCTACGCCATCGTCCGCTACGTCATCGTCAAGCCCGTCCAGCACCTGAAAGAGGTCAGCGATTCGGTCGCCCAGGGCGACCTCGATCAACGGGCCGACATCCGCACCGGCGACGAGTTTGAAGAGCTCAGCCACGCTTTCAACCGCATGCTGCGGCACCTGATGAACACCCAGGAAGAGCTGCGTCTGGCCAACAGCAACCTCGACGGAAAGGTCGACGAGCTGGCCCGCGCCAACCTCACCCTGCACCAGATGAACAAGGTGAAAAACGAGTTCCTGGCCACCATGAGCCACGAACTCCGCACCCCTCTCAACAGCATCCTCGGCTTCAGCGACGTCCTTGCCTCGGCAGAGAATCTCAACGAGCGCCAGAAAAAATACCTCGCCAACATCCAGACCTCCGGACGCAGCCTCCTCTCGCTCATCAACGACATCCTCGACCTCGCGAAAATCGAGGCCGGCAAGATGGAGCGGCACATCCTCGAGTTTTCCGTTGGCGACCTCGTCGAGCGAGCCAGCGCGTCGATGCTCCCCCTCGCCGAGAAAAAGAACATCGACCTGCAGTGGAGTTCCGACCCGCTCCTTCCCCCCTTGCGGCAGGATGAAGGCAAGTTGCAGCAGGTCCTCTACAACCTCCTGTCCAACGCCGTGAAATTCACCCCCGAAGGAGGCCGCATTCGCGTCTCCGCCGTAAAGGCGCCCGATGACCGCGTCGACATCATCGTCGCCGACACGGGCATCGGCATCCCGCTCGAAGATCAGGCCATGATCTTCGAGAAGTTCCGCCAGGGCCGCAGCCTCCCGGGACAGGAAGTCAATGCCCTCACCCGCGAGTACGAGGGAACGGGACTCGGCCTGTCCATCGTCAAGGAAATCGCCCGCCTGCTCGGAGGCGAGGTCTTCCTCGAAAGCGAGTTCGGCAAAGGTAGCACCTTCACCGTCCGCATTCCGACTGAGCTCGCCTGCCCCCTCGAACGCCCCGAAGAAGCCGCCTTCGACGTCCGCAGCCGCACCGCCGGCTTCGGCCTCGAACTCCCCCTCCGCTCCGAACTCTAG